The following coding sequences lie in one Alosa alosa isolate M-15738 ecotype Scorff River chromosome 21, AALO_Geno_1.1, whole genome shotgun sequence genomic window:
- the LOC125286140 gene encoding uncharacterized protein LOC125286140: MSVLCHVLDVFPESKQDKSSQNTPLSLSLTWIIWITIPVILLCVLGAVSCFYRRRLLPNAKRRTEAAQETEVIYSEAQLVQRNSEPESETQQTDEVYSKPTRSKAKNKPKSHSRQTEAAQEPEVIYSDPRLVQSNSEPKPCNSEMQQTDTVYSKLTRTGVTRETQQTDMIYSETTHSRSKRKPKSSSPAEMEYASVQYKKKKKQHELSPPEDSVFGEFV, encoded by the exons ATGTCTGTTT TGTGTCATGTTCTCGATGTCTTTCCAGAGTCAAAGCAGGATAAATCATCTCAAAAcacccctctgtctctgtctctgacatGGATTATATGGATTACCATTCCTGTAATTTTGCTTTGCGTGCTTGGAGCCGTGTCCTGCTTCTACAGAAGAC GTTTGCTGCCAAATGCAAAGCG ACGAACAGAGGCAGCCCAGGAAACAGAAGTAATCTACAGCGAAGCACAACTTGTGCAAA GAAACAGCGAGCCTGAAAG TGAGACGCAGCAAACAGATGAAGTCTACAGCAAACCAACACGTTCTAAAG CTAAAAATAAACCTAAATCTCATAGCAG ACAAACAGAAGCAGCCCAGGAACCAGAAGTAATCTACAGCGATCCAAGACTTGTGCAAA GTAACAGTGAGCCTAAACCATGTAACAG TGAGATGCAGCAGACAGATACAGTCTACAGCAAATTAACACGTACAGG tgTGACTAGAGAAACTCAACAGACAGATATGATCTACAGTGAAACAACACATTCCCGAT CTAAAAGGAAACCGAAATCTAgcag TCCAGCAGAGATGGAATACGCCAGCGTTCAATACAAAA AAAAGAAGAAACAACATGAACTCTCTCCGCCAGAGGATTCTGTCTTTGGTGAATTTGTCTAG